A stretch of Marinobacter sp. F4206 DNA encodes these proteins:
- the soxX gene encoding sulfur oxidation c-type cytochrome SoxX → MRNALLAMSLTTLALGAAPGVVAEPTQADIDRGKELAFSRKDGNCLACHQMDDGKLTGTIGPELADMKSRYPDRDMLFKRIWDETQFNPVTVMPPFGKHMIMSKDEINRVIDYLYTL, encoded by the coding sequence ATGCGAAATGCATTATTGGCGATGAGTCTGACCACGCTCGCGCTGGGTGCTGCGCCAGGGGTGGTTGCAGAACCCACGCAGGCGGACATCGACCGCGGCAAGGAGCTCGCTTTCAGTCGCAAGGATGGTAACTGCCTGGCCTGCCATCAGATGGATGACGGCAAGCTGACAGGAACCATCGGGCCGGAGCTGGCGGATATGAAATCCCGTTATCCGGACCGGGACATGCTGTTCAAACGAATCTGGGACGAAACCCAGTTCAATCCGGTGACGGTAATGCCGCCATTCGGAAAACACATGATTATGAGTAAAGACGAGATCAACCGGGTCATTGATTATTTGTACACGCTGTAA
- a CDS encoding YbcC family protein translates to MSYAPETQSESQFTGASAGKLLQRVIEMVPPSWPLNQWIAVNPWWGVRHLPAERASQIPGSRADTSLFMPLTHYHEAWIGGRIQEEDLRIAMAEFGAEFSVCELTEFLGRDGVFPGRPAPLMLDQLQASRHFSATESVREQVARACGLFFDDRQASWLGVTDGSALFESWLDQTLGDVTLDQRVNLRKARHTIKSLSRKSMEATDWAIKTLGLSEKDLESLGQRLVFELPGWASWCRGKDWRASLEGRESRVGEQLVAILLVWEAVAFTGATPDERLAWRKSWRRFNDYNCSQGKPANSQRCLWIWHRALEIGYQRGLSKALSSSGLINEVSDANNKTPDLQAVFCIDVRSEVLRRHLETVHSGVQTIGFAGFFGIPTSFQSLGPEQETHRLPGLLAPSYRLTESSGNQYRDYRLRRASNQVAMLRQSVRKAKYSSLSSFTLVESTGMAWAWKLVRDSLNLGKKSVEKSPHALGRLHHRTGGDPVSDLERTQLAENLLRGMSLTSNFAPLLLFVGHGSHSENNPHRASLACGACGGQNGGLNACVAAELINDPVIRAGLARRGIRIPDFTLAIAAEHCTVTDTLTVMGRESIPDAYLDRLIQMEHSFAEAGARTRRERATALGLNGLGDEALLSAMEKRSISWSEVRPEWGLANNASIIFAKRSVTKGLNLGGRAFLHDYDPSLDPQGDILEALMTAPMVVASWINLQYLGSVAAPATFGAGNKLLHSVVGGNIGVVEGNDPDLRVGIPKQSVHDGERWRHEPLRLSVVIDAPRDRIDRIIACQPDVARLVENRWLWLFRLTDSGTELYRDGSWVAFSSG, encoded by the coding sequence ATGAGCTATGCCCCGGAAACTCAGTCCGAATCTCAATTTACAGGTGCATCAGCGGGAAAACTGCTGCAGCGGGTGATTGAGATGGTTCCTCCCAGCTGGCCTCTTAACCAGTGGATTGCGGTAAATCCCTGGTGGGGGGTAAGGCATTTGCCTGCCGAACGGGCGAGTCAGATTCCGGGAAGCCGGGCCGACACCTCCCTGTTCATGCCTTTGACCCATTACCATGAGGCCTGGATTGGCGGGCGTATCCAAGAGGAGGATCTACGCATTGCCATGGCTGAATTCGGGGCAGAGTTCAGTGTCTGTGAATTGACCGAATTTTTGGGCCGCGACGGTGTCTTCCCCGGTAGGCCAGCCCCGCTGATGCTTGATCAGCTTCAGGCCTCCCGTCATTTTTCGGCAACTGAATCGGTGCGGGAGCAGGTAGCAAGGGCCTGCGGCTTGTTCTTCGATGACCGACAGGCCTCTTGGCTGGGTGTGACAGACGGAAGCGCTTTATTCGAAAGTTGGTTGGATCAAACTCTCGGTGATGTGACGCTGGATCAAAGAGTCAACCTGAGAAAAGCCAGGCATACTATTAAGTCGCTTTCTAGAAAATCCATGGAGGCTACTGATTGGGCAATAAAAACGCTCGGCTTGTCCGAAAAAGATCTGGAGAGTCTGGGTCAACGATTGGTATTCGAATTACCCGGATGGGCATCTTGGTGTCGCGGCAAGGATTGGCGAGCGTCTCTGGAGGGAAGGGAAAGCCGAGTGGGAGAGCAGTTGGTCGCTATCCTGCTCGTCTGGGAAGCGGTGGCATTCACTGGCGCCACGCCGGATGAGCGCCTTGCCTGGCGGAAATCCTGGCGGCGTTTCAACGATTACAACTGCTCCCAGGGAAAGCCTGCGAATTCGCAAAGGTGTTTGTGGATTTGGCACAGGGCACTGGAAATCGGCTATCAACGCGGTTTATCCAAGGCCTTGTCCAGTTCCGGGCTAATCAACGAGGTTTCGGACGCAAACAATAAAACCCCGGATCTGCAAGCGGTGTTCTGTATTGACGTGCGATCCGAGGTGTTAAGGCGTCACCTGGAAACGGTTCACTCCGGCGTTCAGACCATTGGGTTTGCCGGTTTTTTTGGCATCCCCACCAGTTTTCAGAGTCTCGGTCCGGAGCAGGAAACTCACAGATTACCCGGTTTGCTTGCACCGTCTTATCGGTTGACGGAATCTTCCGGTAATCAGTATCGTGATTATCGATTAAGGCGTGCATCCAATCAGGTGGCGATGCTTCGTCAATCAGTTCGCAAGGCCAAGTACAGCAGCTTGTCCAGCTTTACGCTGGTAGAGAGCACCGGAATGGCGTGGGCCTGGAAACTGGTCCGAGACAGTCTTAACCTCGGCAAAAAATCGGTGGAAAAGTCCCCTCATGCACTTGGTCGTCTGCACCATCGTACCGGCGGAGATCCAGTTTCCGACCTGGAACGCACGCAGCTGGCCGAGAATTTGTTGCGGGGAATGTCGCTAACGTCGAATTTCGCACCATTGCTGCTGTTCGTTGGACATGGAAGCCACAGTGAAAATAACCCTCACCGTGCCAGTCTGGCCTGTGGTGCCTGTGGTGGACAGAATGGGGGACTCAACGCATGTGTTGCAGCCGAGCTGATCAATGATCCCGTGATACGTGCGGGACTGGCGCGTCGTGGTATAAGGATCCCCGATTTCACCCTTGCAATTGCAGCCGAGCATTGCACGGTCACTGACACATTGACTGTTATGGGACGAGAGAGCATTCCGGATGCCTATCTTGATCGTCTCATTCAGATGGAGCACTCGTTTGCGGAGGCGGGCGCCCGGACGCGTCGTGAACGGGCGACCGCGCTGGGGCTTAACGGCCTTGGAGATGAGGCATTGCTGAGCGCCATGGAGAAACGCAGTATCAGCTGGTCTGAAGTGCGGCCTGAATGGGGGCTGGCGAACAATGCGTCCATCATCTTCGCGAAACGGAGCGTGACGAAGGGGCTTAACCTCGGAGGAAGGGCGTTTCTGCATGACTATGACCCGTCCCTTGACCCGCAAGGGGATATTCTCGAAGCGCTTATGACTGCGCCGATGGTTGTCGCCAGCTGGATCAACCTTCAATACCTTGGTTCAGTGGCCGCGCCTGCGACGTTTGGGGCCGGCAACAAACTGCTCCACTCCGTCGTGGGAGGAAATATCGGCGTTGTGGAGGGTAACGATCCGGATTTGCGAGTTGGGATCCCAAAGCAATCTGTGCACGATGGTGAGCGGTGGAGACATGAACCCCTGAGGTTGAGCGTTGTGATTGATGCGCCGCGCGACCGGATTGATCGCATTATTGCCTGCCAGCCAGACGTTGCAAGGTTGGTTGAGAACCGCTGGCTGTGGCTGTTCCGGTTGACCGATTCGGGAACAGAGTTATATCGGGATGGTTCATGGGTCGCTTTTTCGTCAGGTTAG
- a CDS encoding MBL fold metallo-hydrolase, which yields MPDSTNEGLTANAGFVITGSGVVVFDALGTPSLGAAMIKEIRNLTDQSITHVVLSHYHADHIYGLQAFKKLTNAQIIAQDQSSRYIASAEAQQRLHQRKQALSPWVDENTRLIEPDKTFENQLVFESGEYRFTVFHAGPAHSPDDSMMMVQPAGVLFSGDIIQSGRVPFLNSDEVDTANWMSAIEEVRKLEPSILIPGHGGASDKAMEALEFTYDYLAFVRDRMEKAVENWVSFEDAYEQTDWSRYEALPAFDASNKANAYRVYLEMEKTVLGSE from the coding sequence GTGCCTGACAGTACCAATGAGGGGCTCACTGCCAATGCCGGATTCGTCATCACGGGTAGCGGCGTTGTCGTCTTTGATGCGCTGGGAACCCCCAGTCTTGGTGCTGCCATGATCAAAGAAATCCGAAATCTGACGGATCAATCCATTACCCACGTGGTCCTGAGCCACTACCACGCTGATCACATCTACGGACTTCAGGCTTTCAAGAAACTGACGAATGCACAGATCATCGCCCAGGATCAGTCCAGCCGTTATATCGCCAGCGCAGAGGCGCAACAGCGCCTCCACCAGAGAAAACAGGCGCTGTCACCCTGGGTGGACGAAAACACTCGCCTGATCGAGCCGGACAAAACTTTTGAAAACCAACTGGTTTTTGAGTCCGGCGAATACCGTTTTACGGTCTTCCATGCCGGCCCCGCCCACTCACCAGACGACAGTATGATGATGGTGCAGCCTGCAGGCGTACTGTTTTCGGGCGACATCATCCAGAGTGGCCGGGTCCCCTTCCTGAATAGCGATGAGGTGGATACCGCAAACTGGATGTCGGCTATTGAAGAGGTGCGGAAACTGGAGCCATCGATCCTCATTCCGGGTCACGGTGGCGCCTCGGACAAAGCTATGGAAGCACTGGAATTTACCTACGACTACTTGGCGTTCGTGCGCGACCGAATGGAGAAAGCGGTTGAAAACTGGGTGTCTTTTGAGGACGCCTATGAACAGACAGACTGGTCCCGATACGAAGCATTACCGGCATTTGACGCGTCAAACAAAGCGAATGCCTATCGGGTTTACCTGGAGATGGAAAAAACCGTCCTCGGAAGTGAATGA
- a CDS encoding c-type cytochrome, whose product MFSFDQSSRFFTGFCSGVLLAALPVLGFAQSAGHYGYGEPATEAQIQAWDIDIRPDGKGLPEGSGSVEEGMGIYETYCSSCHGAFGEGMGRYPKLSGGEGSLTEDRPEKTVGSYWPYASTLWDYIHRAMPFFAPQSLTDDQVYALTAYVLNLNYIVDGDFVANKETLPQVKMPNEDGFVWDDPRPEVTNIRCMEDCKEEVTVSDSAADKNLTPSTTGPLDEGLTE is encoded by the coding sequence ATGTTCAGCTTTGATCAATCCTCACGATTTTTTACCGGTTTCTGCTCCGGCGTGTTGTTGGCCGCGCTCCCGGTCCTGGGGTTTGCCCAGTCTGCTGGCCACTACGGATATGGCGAACCTGCTACCGAGGCGCAGATTCAGGCATGGGACATTGATATCCGACCCGATGGCAAGGGACTTCCGGAGGGCAGTGGCAGCGTTGAGGAGGGCATGGGTATCTATGAGACCTATTGTTCTTCCTGCCATGGCGCTTTCGGTGAGGGTATGGGGCGTTACCCCAAGTTGTCTGGCGGCGAGGGCAGTCTCACCGAAGATCGCCCGGAGAAAACAGTCGGTAGTTACTGGCCGTACGCCAGCACGCTCTGGGATTACATCCACCGGGCAATGCCATTTTTTGCGCCGCAGTCTCTGACCGATGACCAGGTGTACGCACTGACCGCCTATGTACTGAACCTCAACTACATCGTGGATGGGGACTTCGTTGCCAACAAGGAAACCCTCCCGCAAGTGAAGATGCCCAACGAAGACGGCTTTGTTTGGGACGACCCTCGACCCGAGGTAACGAACATTCGGTGCATGGAAGACTGCAAGGAAGAGGTGACTGTCAGTGACTCGGCGGCGGATAAGAACCTGACACCAAGCACGACCGGCCCACTTGATGAAGGGCTCACGGAGTAG
- the soxZ gene encoding thiosulfate oxidation carrier complex protein SoxZ, translated as MASSIRVRAVENGGVTSLKALVRHPMDSGFVKDSAGNVIPAHFIQLLTITHNGKDVFVANWGPAVSKDPFLECRFKGAKKGDKLTISWTDNKGESDSTTATIA; from the coding sequence ATGGCATCCAGTATCAGAGTTCGAGCAGTTGAAAACGGTGGAGTGACCTCCCTCAAGGCGTTGGTCCGGCACCCAATGGATTCGGGGTTTGTGAAAGACTCCGCGGGTAACGTTATTCCCGCTCATTTCATCCAGTTATTGACCATCACCCACAACGGTAAAGACGTGTTTGTTGCCAACTGGGGCCCGGCGGTTTCCAAGGATCCATTCCTGGAATGCCGGTTCAAAGGTGCCAAGAAGGGCGACAAGCTGACAATCAGCTGGACGGATAACAAAGGCGAAAGCGATTCAACAACCGCGACGATCGCCTGA
- a CDS encoding LysR family transcriptional regulator, which yields MRLNYHHLFYFWTVAKTGHLTRAAESLHVSQSALSGQIRKLEESLGYELFVREGRRLRLSEAGRVAFGYAEDIFRQGEELAERFRSGAQSNRETLKIGAVATLSRNFQEGFLRPLLGREDLELSIQSASLEDLLRRLSAHRLDLLLSNQPVHGDEENPWRSRRIARQSVSLIGPQGETGTASFSEVIQTKSLIVPGRENNIRHAFDQLCDYHRLSPRIVAEVDDMAMMRLLARDTKHFAVLPPVVVRDELESGSLCDYGALPGVFEEFYAISIRRQFEPPLLTSLLSQPSEELLSRTATWSF from the coding sequence ATGCGACTTAACTATCACCATCTGTTCTATTTCTGGACCGTCGCGAAAACCGGCCACCTGACGCGGGCGGCGGAGTCATTGCACGTCTCTCAGTCGGCATTGTCCGGCCAGATTCGAAAGCTCGAGGAAAGCCTGGGGTATGAGCTGTTTGTCCGGGAAGGTCGTCGACTGCGACTTTCCGAAGCGGGGCGGGTGGCTTTCGGCTACGCCGAGGATATTTTCCGTCAGGGGGAAGAACTTGCGGAACGATTCCGATCCGGTGCTCAGTCTAACCGGGAAACCCTCAAGATCGGTGCAGTGGCGACATTATCCCGGAATTTTCAGGAGGGTTTTCTGAGACCTTTACTGGGGCGTGAGGATCTTGAACTCAGTATCCAGAGCGCGAGCCTGGAGGACCTGCTGAGACGCCTGTCAGCTCATCGTCTTGATTTACTGCTTTCGAACCAGCCAGTGCACGGTGACGAGGAGAATCCCTGGCGGTCAAGACGCATCGCCCGCCAGTCCGTGAGTCTTATCGGTCCTCAGGGTGAAACAGGAACCGCCTCATTTTCCGAGGTTATCCAGACAAAGAGCCTCATAGTGCCCGGGCGGGAAAACAACATCCGCCATGCATTCGATCAACTGTGCGATTATCACAGACTGAGCCCTCGAATTGTGGCGGAGGTGGACGACATGGCCATGATGCGACTGCTGGCAAGAGACACAAAACATTTCGCAGTCCTACCCCCGGTCGTGGTGCGCGATGAACTGGAATCCGGATCGCTCTGTGACTATGGCGCGCTTCCGGGTGTATTCGAAGAATTCTACGCCATCAGCATTCGCCGGCAGTTTGAGCCGCCACTGCTGACAAGCTTACTGTCGCAACCCTCTGAGGAGCTGCTTTCAAGGACGGCGACCTGGTCATTCTGA
- the soxC gene encoding sulfite dehydrogenase, with the protein MLGKLRRLNRAVSEIALQESERLPSNERRRFLRNGLFTAGGAMVGGALGGLSPRLGAAETQFPPEIPSWTRSLGAGVVSEPYGVPSPFEKDVIRRNVPWLTADKISSISFSPLQHLKGIITPNGLFFERHHAGRPEIDPQQHRLMIHGLVERPIILSMEDLQRFPSVSQINFIECPANGGMEWRGAQLNSLQFLHGMVSCAEWTGVRLSTLLQEVGMKPEGKWLLAEGADGAAMTRSIPMEKALDDVIVAFAQNGEALRREQGYPIRLVVPGWEGNTHVKWLRRLEVGDKPWMQREETSKYTDLMANGTAHGFTWVMEAKSVITSPCPEMPLRGKGVCQIEGLAWSGRGKVKAVDVSVDGGRNWQQAQLREPVMSKSLTRFSLEWNWDGNPALLQSRVIDETGYVQPTLAQLKGERGTNSIYHKNAIQTWQISGDGSVNNVQL; encoded by the coding sequence ATGCTCGGCAAGCTCCGCCGACTCAATCGGGCTGTATCTGAAATTGCCCTTCAAGAGTCTGAACGTTTACCTTCCAACGAACGCAGGCGTTTTCTTCGCAACGGACTTTTCACCGCCGGTGGTGCAATGGTGGGGGGAGCCCTTGGTGGTCTTTCTCCAAGGCTTGGGGCAGCGGAGACGCAGTTCCCGCCGGAGATACCGTCGTGGACGCGCTCTCTGGGCGCCGGCGTTGTCAGTGAGCCCTATGGTGTTCCATCACCCTTTGAAAAGGATGTGATTCGCCGCAATGTGCCCTGGCTGACGGCGGACAAGATATCGTCCATCAGTTTTTCGCCCCTTCAGCACCTTAAAGGCATCATTACCCCCAACGGCCTGTTCTTCGAGCGTCATCACGCCGGCCGTCCGGAGATCGATCCCCAGCAACATCGTTTGATGATCCATGGCCTTGTTGAAAGACCCATCATTTTGTCGATGGAAGATCTCCAGCGTTTCCCCAGTGTTTCCCAGATCAACTTTATCGAGTGCCCGGCCAACGGGGGGATGGAATGGCGCGGCGCCCAGCTCAACTCGCTTCAGTTCCTGCACGGAATGGTCAGCTGCGCTGAATGGACCGGTGTCCGCCTTTCGACCCTGCTGCAGGAAGTAGGAATGAAGCCAGAGGGTAAATGGCTTCTGGCAGAGGGAGCCGACGGCGCCGCAATGACTCGTAGTATCCCGATGGAAAAGGCGCTGGACGACGTCATTGTGGCCTTTGCCCAGAATGGCGAAGCGCTTCGGCGGGAGCAGGGCTACCCGATCCGTCTGGTGGTGCCCGGTTGGGAGGGCAATACCCACGTGAAGTGGCTGCGTCGCCTTGAAGTTGGTGACAAGCCCTGGATGCAGAGGGAAGAAACCTCAAAGTACACCGATCTCATGGCCAATGGAACCGCTCATGGCTTCACCTGGGTGATGGAAGCCAAATCCGTCATTACCTCCCCATGTCCGGAAATGCCGTTGCGAGGGAAAGGCGTCTGTCAGATTGAAGGCCTGGCATGGAGTGGCCGGGGTAAGGTCAAAGCCGTCGATGTTTCGGTAGACGGCGGTCGCAACTGGCAACAGGCCCAGTTACGGGAGCCTGTGATGTCCAAATCGCTCACCCGTTTCTCGCTGGAATGGAACTGGGACGGAAATCCGGCGCTGCTCCAGTCCCGGGTGATTGATGAAACCGGCTATGTGCAGCCAACGCTGGCGCAGCTCAAGGGCGAACGTGGGACCAATTCGATCTACCACAAGAATGCGATTCAGACATGGCAGATCTCGGGAGACGGGAGTGTGAACAATGTTCAGCTTTGA
- the soxA gene encoding sulfur oxidation c-type cytochrome SoxA yields the protein MLKAKVILVALGAALVVPAAMAGSTPEEDRKEAVEYFKQMFPDVPYKEYVNGQYALDEDRRSQWESLQDFPPYEFAVAEGKEMFETPFANGKTYASCFENGGVGVRQNYPYFDEKNNEVITLELAINRCRQANGEEPLKYKKGDIASISAYMASTSQGKNFNIQVPDNPQAQAAYQAGKEFYYSRRGQLNFSCASCHVQNPGNWIRADLLSPALGQPSNFPVHRSKWGELGTLHRRFAGCNRNVRAEPLPAQSTEYRNLEYFLTYMSNGLPVVGPSTRP from the coding sequence ATGCTGAAAGCAAAGGTCATTCTGGTCGCTCTCGGAGCGGCACTGGTGGTGCCCGCGGCAATGGCAGGCAGCACGCCGGAAGAGGATCGGAAGGAAGCGGTTGAATACTTCAAGCAGATGTTCCCCGATGTTCCCTATAAGGAGTACGTAAACGGCCAATATGCGCTCGACGAAGATCGCCGCTCGCAGTGGGAGTCCCTGCAGGATTTTCCCCCTTATGAGTTTGCGGTCGCGGAAGGCAAGGAAATGTTTGAGACGCCGTTTGCCAATGGAAAAACCTATGCCAGTTGTTTCGAGAATGGCGGGGTCGGGGTTCGCCAGAACTATCCTTACTTCGATGAGAAGAACAATGAAGTGATAACGCTGGAGCTGGCTATAAACCGGTGTCGTCAGGCCAATGGTGAGGAACCCCTGAAATACAAAAAGGGGGATATAGCCTCAATTTCCGCGTACATGGCATCCACTTCCCAGGGCAAGAACTTCAATATCCAGGTGCCGGATAACCCGCAGGCCCAGGCTGCCTATCAGGCGGGGAAGGAGTTCTACTACAGTCGCCGGGGCCAACTGAACTTTTCGTGCGCCAGCTGCCACGTGCAGAATCCGGGCAATTGGATCCGGGCCGATCTGCTTTCGCCAGCGCTTGGCCAGCCCTCTAATTTTCCGGTTCATCGGTCCAAGTGGGGCGAGCTTGGCACCTTGCATCGGCGCTTTGCCGGCTGTAACCGAAACGTCCGTGCCGAACCTCTGCCGGCTCAGAGCACGGAGTACCGAAATCTTGAATACTTCCTGACCTATATGAGCAACGGGCTACCGGTGGTGGGTCCATCGACCAGACCGTGA
- a CDS encoding NADH-quinone oxidoreductase subunit L, whose amino-acid sequence MQNLATLLSLPVLIGWLLLPISLLLLGAFSGWTENPRKLDHCWRLAGGLLLGSMAVTLGIGLLLLLDGPVFRTGLPELGRYLGLYPDGLAVWMALLVAFIGWTILRYAESYLRRDAARERFLPWFLTTLASVLLLVFTDNLLVLAGAWIGVSLALHHLLVLYRDRPEARLAAFQKFIVSRIGDVCIIGAVWMLYLHYGTFHLPEMREAAGRDATGSTGLEWASVLFAVAAILKCAQVPFHGWLLRVMEAPTPVSALLHAGVINLGGFLWLRIYSVLDGFTAGHYLLLTVGGITAVVAVLAMMSQSSVKHALAWSTSAQMGFMLFEIGMGAYLLAFLHLMAHSLYKAHSFLASGRTVAASNVPTFGHAPIATRMRWAASVGVLATLLLWSFPGIVAGNPVLAGVLVLAVSGAVLGITEGKSYGVRLLLSGLALGLIPVYGLLHMLLGPIFPEGASPELPLSALLTGGLMLALLALMSLIIALPVPSRFSMALKLHISHGFYLMIPFDRLTYRIREFGSAFPRKVSEIEAKTALGEKQ is encoded by the coding sequence ATGCAAAACCTAGCGACGCTTTTGTCCCTGCCAGTCTTGATAGGCTGGCTGCTTTTACCCATTTCGCTGCTCTTGCTGGGTGCTTTCAGTGGCTGGACTGAGAACCCGAGAAAGTTGGACCACTGCTGGCGATTGGCTGGTGGCTTGTTGCTGGGCTCGATGGCTGTGACGCTTGGCATTGGTCTGTTATTGCTGCTCGATGGCCCTGTTTTCCGGACCGGCTTGCCCGAGTTAGGACGATATCTCGGTTTATATCCTGATGGCCTTGCCGTCTGGATGGCTTTGCTGGTCGCCTTTATTGGTTGGACGATTCTCCGATACGCCGAAAGCTATTTACGTCGAGATGCTGCAAGGGAGCGATTTCTTCCCTGGTTCCTGACAACTCTTGCCAGTGTCCTGCTGCTGGTGTTTACGGATAATTTGCTGGTACTGGCAGGAGCGTGGATAGGGGTTAGTCTCGCCCTACATCATCTGCTGGTTCTCTACAGAGACCGACCGGAAGCTCGCCTGGCGGCGTTTCAAAAGTTCATTGTCAGCCGAATCGGAGATGTCTGCATTATCGGTGCGGTATGGATGCTCTATCTTCATTACGGCACATTTCACCTCCCGGAAATGCGTGAGGCGGCGGGCCGCGACGCAACAGGTTCCACGGGCCTGGAATGGGCCTCGGTGTTGTTTGCAGTAGCGGCCATTCTCAAGTGCGCCCAGGTTCCGTTCCATGGTTGGCTGTTGCGTGTCATGGAAGCGCCCACACCGGTATCTGCGCTTTTACACGCTGGCGTTATCAATCTGGGCGGTTTTCTCTGGCTGCGGATATACTCCGTGCTGGATGGTTTCACCGCAGGGCATTATCTACTTTTGACCGTAGGCGGAATTACGGCGGTCGTTGCCGTTCTCGCAATGATGAGTCAGTCTTCAGTCAAACATGCTCTGGCATGGTCCACCTCTGCCCAGATGGGATTCATGCTCTTCGAAATCGGCATGGGCGCCTATCTACTGGCCTTTTTGCACCTCATGGCCCATTCGCTCTACAAGGCTCATTCTTTCCTGGCTTCCGGTCGAACCGTGGCCGCATCTAATGTACCTACATTTGGCCATGCTCCGATTGCCACCCGCATGCGCTGGGCGGCCAGTGTCGGTGTGCTTGCGACGCTGTTGCTCTGGTCCTTTCCCGGTATTGTCGCGGGTAATCCGGTGCTGGCGGGTGTTCTGGTGCTTGCCGTCTCTGGGGCTGTCCTTGGCATTACGGAAGGTAAAAGCTACGGGGTAAGGCTTTTGCTCAGTGGGTTGGCGCTCGGATTGATCCCGGTGTATGGCCTGCTTCATATGCTTCTGGGGCCGATCTTTCCCGAAGGGGCCAGCCCTGAACTGCCGCTGTCTGCACTGCTCACAGGTGGGCTGATGCTCGCTTTGCTGGCATTGATGTCACTGATAATAGCCTTGCCGGTCCCAAGCCGCTTTTCGATGGCGCTAAAGCTCCACATCAGTCATGGCTTTTACTTGATGATTCCGTTCGATCGTTTGACTTATCGAATCCGTGAATTTGGTAGCGCATTTCCTCGCAAAGTTTCAGAGATTGAAGCGAAAACGGCACTTGGAGAGAAACAATGA
- the soxY gene encoding thiosulfate oxidation carrier protein SoxY, with protein MIDQRRRGFLKGVLGAGVASFALGSGMIPLRVEAATTPDASNWPKKAFNTPGVDETISELYGMDATESDKISMDLPTIAQNGAVVPVTVETTLPNVTGIALLVAKNPNALAASFDIPEGTMPFVSNRLKMAETTDVVAVVISDGKAYKATKNVKVTVGGCGG; from the coding sequence GTGATTGACCAAAGGCGAAGAGGCTTTTTGAAAGGGGTTCTGGGTGCGGGCGTTGCCAGCTTTGCACTGGGGTCCGGAATGATTCCGCTCAGAGTTGAAGCGGCCACCACACCGGATGCCTCCAACTGGCCAAAGAAGGCATTCAACACGCCGGGCGTGGATGAAACCATTTCCGAACTTTACGGAATGGATGCGACCGAGTCCGACAAGATCTCGATGGACCTACCCACCATTGCTCAGAACGGGGCCGTTGTTCCGGTAACGGTTGAAACCACGCTACCGAATGTTACCGGCATTGCCTTGTTGGTCGCGAAGAACCCCAATGCCCTGGCGGCCTCCTTCGATATTCCGGAAGGCACCATGCCATTCGTTTCCAATCGCCTGAAAATGGCTGAAACCACAGATGTGGTAGCGGTGGTGATTTCCGATGGCAAGGCCTACAAGGCGACTAAAAACGTGAAAGTGACCGTGGGCGGTTGTGGCGGCTAA